A genomic segment from Malaclemys terrapin pileata isolate rMalTer1 chromosome 1, rMalTer1.hap1, whole genome shotgun sequence encodes:
- the LOC128829944 gene encoding SRRM2 protein homolog rsr-2-like: MQADNRKRAPAWTVWEVLDLIAVWGEDSVLAELRSKRRNAKTFEKISKGMMERGHNRDSDQCRVKVKELRQDYQKTKEANGRSGSEPRTCRFYAELHAILGGAATTTPPVIVDSGSGIVSSATPEDSADGGEEEEEEDELAESTQHSVLPNSQDLFLTLTEVPSQPSQASTQDPDPMEGTSAAANSSSLPPPSRRLSQIRRRKKRTRDEMFSEIMESSRSDRAHLNEWKETVSKYRKEASEREDRRDQREDRRDQREERRDARDERWRQEDQRRQDATLGLLCEQTDMLRRLVELQERLQENRLPLQPLFHPPPSPCSVSSSPRRVRMRGGRLRTPSHSTPVDSPSKRLSFFLTFF, from the exons atgcaggctgataatcgaaaaagagcaccagcatggaccgtatgggaggtactggatctgatcgctgtatggggagaggattcagtgcttgcagaacttcgttctaaaagacgaaatgccaaaacttttgaaaaaatctccaagggcatgatggagagaggccacaatagggactcagatcagtgccgcgtgaaagtcaaggagctcagacaagactatcaaaaaacaaaggaggcaaacggtcgctccgggtcagagccgcggacatgccgcttctacgccgaactgcatgcaattctagggggggctgccaccactaccccacctgtgatcgtggattccgggtcggggatagtctcatcagctacacctgaggattctgccgatgggggagaggaggaggaggaggaggatgagcttgcagagagcacacagcactccgttctccccaacagccaggatctttttctcaccctgactgaagtaccctcccaaccctcccaagccagtacccaagaccctgaccccatggaagggacctcag cagctgcaaattcatcaagccttcctcctccatcccgaaggctatcacagataaggcgtcgtaagaagagaacgcgagacgagatgttttctgaaattatggaatccagccgcagtgacagagctcatctgaatgagtggaaggaaacggtttcaaagtatagaaaagaagccagtgaacgtgaggacaggagggaccaacgtgaggacaggagggaccaacgtgaggagaggagagacgctcgagatgagaggtggcggcaggaagatcagaggaggcaggatgcaacgctggggctgctgtgtgagcaaacagacatgctccggcgtctggtggagcttcaggaacggctgcaggaaaacagactgccgctacagcccctgttccaccctcccccctccccatgttccgtatcctcctcacccagacgtgtaagaatgcgggggggaaggctccgtacaccttcccattccaccccagtagacagcccaagcaaaaggctgtcattttttttaacctttttttag
- the IL17D gene encoding interleukin-17D isoform X2 codes for MGAVGTVLADGAACRAGEGTCCCFRSRLRISYNPTRYPKYIPEAYCLCKGCLTGIYGEENFHFRSTPVYMPTVILRRTSACAGGRYVYTEDYVTIPVGCTCVPEQEKEADSVNSSIDKQEMKLLVNQNDKPASE; via the exons atgggagctgtggggacagtgcttgcggacggggcagcgtgcagagccggagaagggacatgctgctgcttccggagccgcttgag AATTTCCTACAATCCCACAAGGTATCCCAAATACATTCCTGAAGCGTACTGTCTGTGCAAGGGCTGTCTCACTGGGATTTATGGTGAGGAGAATTTCCACTTCCGCAGCACCCCAGTGTACATGCCAACCGTCATCTTGCGCCGCACTTCAGCTTGTGCTGGGGGTCGCTACGTGTACACAGAGGATTACGTCACTATCCCTGTGGGGTGCACTTGTGTACCGGAGCAGGAAAAAGAGGCGGACAGTGTCAATTCCAGCATAGATAAGCAAGAAATGAAGTTGTTGGTAAACCAGAACGACAAGCCAGCATCTGAATGA
- the IL17D gene encoding interleukin-17D isoform X1, which translates to MQQGQGWVLLAALLLAGLGHPTSEAFKVNRRPVRTRTCADRPEELLEQLYGRLTAGMLSAFHHTLQLEPLEKEHNMSCPAGGRAATEKKYRLPINLHSVSPWSYRISYNPTRYPKYIPEAYCLCKGCLTGIYGEENFHFRSTPVYMPTVILRRTSACAGGRYVYTEDYVTIPVGCTCVPEQEKEADSVNSSIDKQEMKLLVNQNDKPASE; encoded by the exons ATGCAGCAAGGCCAG ggctgggtgctgctggcagctctTCTCCTCGCTGGGCTGGGTCACCCCACATCCGAGGCCTTCAAGGTGAACAGGCGCCCGGTGCGGACTCGAACCTGCGCCGATCggccggaggagctgctggaacAGCTGTATGGGAGGCTCACCGCGGGCATGCTCAGCGCCTTCCACCACACCCTGCAGCTGGAACCGCTGGAGAAAGAACATAACATGAGCTGTCCggcagggggcagagcagccACTGAGAAAAAGTACCGCCTCCCTATCAACCTGCACAGCGTCTCCCCCTGGTCTTACAG AATTTCCTACAATCCCACAAGGTATCCCAAATACATTCCTGAAGCGTACTGTCTGTGCAAGGGCTGTCTCACTGGGATTTATGGTGAGGAGAATTTCCACTTCCGCAGCACCCCAGTGTACATGCCAACCGTCATCTTGCGCCGCACTTCAGCTTGTGCTGGGGGTCGCTACGTGTACACAGAGGATTACGTCACTATCCCTGTGGGGTGCACTTGTGTACCGGAGCAGGAAAAAGAGGCGGACAGTGTCAATTCCAGCATAGATAAGCAAGAAATGAAGTTGTTGGTAAACCAGAACGACAAGCCAGCATCTGAATGA